From the Actinomyces sp. zg-332 genome, the window GCTTTTTGTGGTTTAGGATCAATCTCGGTCATGAAACTTGTCACACCAGTTTCATCAATTACTAATACTTCTCCTGCTTCAATATCTCTTATGAAAGTTGCATCAATCGTAGATAATGCACAGCTTTCAGATGCCACAACATACCCATTTTTATATTTACCTAAACACAGTGGACGGTTTCCATAAGGATCTCTAGCTGCATACAGTTTATTTTTATTTAAAGCTACAAATGCATATGAGCCTTTTATATCTCCCATGGATTTCACAAAAGCTTGTTCAAGTGGCAAATCTGTATATTGGGCCAGCATATGTACAACTACTTCTGTGTCTACACTTGTGTGAAAGACCGATCCTTTTTTAGTTAAATATTTACGTAAGTTTTCTGTGTTAGCGAGATTACCGTTATGAGCTAAAGCTATTTCACCTAGATTGTAGTTTGCAACTATTGGCTGTGTGTTAGTTAGGCTGTTACACCCTGTTGTAGAGTAACGAACATGTCCGATAGCTGCGTGTCCTTTCAAAGTATCAAGTTCTCGCTCTGAAAAAACTTCAGTTACAAGTCCAAGCCCTTTGTAATGTTTTATACCTTCTTCGTCACTTACGGCGATACCACAACCTTCTTGACCTCTGTGTTGCAACGCAAATAAACCGTAATATGTAAGTCTTGATACATCTTGTCCAGGTGCATATATTGCGAATACACCGCATTCTTCATGCAGATTGTCGTCTTCGCTAATTAGCATTTTTTCTCCCATTAATCGTTAAGTTCTTTTTCTAAACGACTTAATACTTCTTGATATGCTTCTTCCACATTTCCAAGATCTCTACGGAATCTATCTTTGTCTAGTTTTTCATTTGTTTTGCTGTCCCATAAACGGCAAGTATCAGGAGAAATTTCATCAGCTAATATAATGTTTCCGTTAGGTAAACGACCAAATTCAATTTTGAAGTCTACTAATGTCAAGCCACATTCTGCGAATAATTCTTGAAGTAAATCGTTGATTTTGAAAGCTTGTTCGCTAATGTAATCTAGTTCTTCTTTAGTTGCTAGTCCTAGTGCTATAGCGTGATAATCATTAATCATTGGATCACCTAATTCATCATTTTTATAGCATAGTTCCAAAATAGGCGAAGTTAGTTTTTCTCCCTCTGGTTTACCTAGGCGTTTTGCTAGTGATCCTGCAACAATGTTCCTCATAATGACTTCAAGCATTACTATTTCGACTTTATGTACGATTTGATGAGTATCATCCACATATTCAACTAAGTGTGTTTTTACACCATTATTTTCTAGTTTTTTGAAAATTAGTGTAGAAATTTTATTATTCATTACACCTTTTTCGTGAATCTGCCCCTTTTTTTCACCATTAAAAGCAGTGGCATCATCTTTATACTCAATCATATATAGATTTTCATCACTTGTTTTAAAAACCTTTTTGGCTTTTCCTTCGTAAAGCTGTTCTAGAACTTTCACATCCATTGTTTTTCTCCTTTTTGTTTGTTTAGTTTTCGTAATAGTAAGTTTTGTATTTCTATCCTTTAGCTTATCCTCTAACCAATCAACCCAATACGTTTAAAAATTTCATCCACATTCTTTATGTGATAGTTATAATCAAAAGCATCATCTATATCTGCTTTAGAGAGTACTTCAGTTATATTATGGTCACTTTCAACTAAGGGCCTAAACTGGCGTTGTTCATCCCAAGCTTGTGCTGTTTTAGGTTGCACTAAATCATAAGCTTGTTCACGGCTCATTCCTTTTTCAATAAGCTTTAGCATTAGTCTTTGGCTATAAATCAAACCAAATGTTCTATCCATATTTTTCAACATATTTTCAGGAAATACGGTAAGTTGGTCTATTATTTTATTGAATCGGTTCAACATATAGTCCAGCAAAGTTGTAGCATCTGGAACAATAATTCTTTCAGTAGAAGAATGAGAAATATCGCGTTCATGCCACAATGGGACATTTTCATAAGCTGTGTGCATATATCCACGAATTACCCTTGCAATTCCACACAAATTTTCACATCCAATAGGATTACGTTTGTGTGGCATGGCTGATGAGCCTTTTTGTCCTTTAGCGAAGTATTCTTCTACTTCACGGCACTCACTCTTTTGCAAGCCTCTAATTTCAGTTGCAAAACGTTCTATAGAGGTAGCAATTAATCCTAATGTGGCAAAATATTCAGCATGTAAATCACGTGGCAAAATTTGTGTTGAAATTTCTTGAGGACGTATCCCTAAATTGTTACAAACAAACTCTTCAACTGCTGGTGGTGTATTAGCGAAAGTTCCAACTGCTCCACTAATTTTTCCAGCTTCAACTGCTAAGCGAGCTTTTTCAAAACGTTCAATATTTCGTTTCATTTCTGAATACCATGTAGCAAGCTTTAACCCAAAAGTAGTTGGTTCAGCATGAACTCCGTGTGTACGTCCCATTTGTACAGTGTCTTTATATTGAATAGCTTTTTTAGCAATAGTGCCAGTGAGTTCTTGTAAATCTTTTAGCAATATATCGTTTGCCTGACGTATTAAGTACCCATAAGCAGTATCTACTACATCAGTACTAGTGAGCCCATAATGTACCCACTTTTTCTCTTCACCTAGAGACTCACTTACGCACCTAGTAAAAGCAACAACATCGTGACGAGTTTGTAACTCTATCTCATTTATACGGTCAATATCAAACTTAGCTTTGGCTCGTATTTGAGCAACATCATCTTTGGGAATTACTCCTAGCTTACTCCAAGCTTCACAAGCAAGAATCTCTACCTCGAGCCAAGCTTTGAATTTATTATCTTCTAACCAAATTTTTGCCATTTCCGGTCTGCTATAACGCTCGATCACGATTCTTTCTCCCTTATTTAGTTCTCTAGTAGAAGTTCTTGAAGTTTAGCGTTTTTTCGCGATACCTCTTCTACCATTTTTTCCTTATAGTGATGAAGTTTTTCACGTAACTTTTCATCTTTGGTTGCAAGTATCTGAATTGCTAATAAACCTGCATTTTTAGCTCCATCTACAGCAACGGTTGCAACTGGAACTCCAGAAGGCATTTGTACTATTGCGTACAGAGCATCTATTCCATTCAGCGCTGTAGCATTTATTGGTACACCGATAACTGGTAAAACAGTTTTTGCAGCAATTACCCCCGGAAGATGAGCAGCAGCTCCAGCTCCAGCTATTAAAACTTGTATACCTTTTTCTTCAGCACTTTGCGCATAGTTTAAAGCCATTTCAGGGGTTCTATGAGCACTAGCAACAATCATTTCGAATTCTACGTCGAATTCTCTCAAAACATCAGCAGTCTTTTCCAAAATACGGTAATCCGAATCACTGCCCATTACAATGCCAACTCTAGCCGGCATAATTCCTCCACTTTTGAAAAATAAAAGCCCAGGCCAGTAGACTTCCTGAAAAGGTTACTAGGAAACCTACCCGCCTGGGCTTTTATCCCTTCGGTGTAGCACTAACAAGTGCCCATATCACTCGGTCAAATTCATTTGCCCTAGATATGCTTTCCCGTAATTGAAATATTTGACAATATCTACTTACGGCTAATTACAAACTAAATCTAACATAGATATTTTTATTTCTCTACTATATTTAGGAAATTATTATTAAAAAGTTTTAGTTTTATTTAACAGTAACAAACTTATAAATAAAAAAGGGAAAGAATAAGCATTTGCCTATCTTTCCCTCTTTTTATACAAAGTCATTATGAAAATTTAATTATTAAACCTATTGCAACAATTGATATTACCCAAATAACAGCTAGAGCCACCGTCAAACGGTTCAAGTTTCTCTCAGCTACACCACTGGAAGCAACAGATGTTGAAAGTCCACCACCAAACATATCGGATAGGCCTCCACCGTTTCCTTTATGCATCAAAATAGTTAATATCAAGAAAATGCTAGAGATAACAAGCAAAACTTGAAAAGTAACTAGTAAAGCACCCACGTGTTTTCCAATCGTTTATACAACAAAATACTCGTACATTTTAACATAGTTTTGTTAAAATTTCCTGCAATAAACTAATTTATCAAGTTATAAATCAAAAAATAATCTATAGTGGGGAAAATCTATCGCATTTTTCTCCCCACTACAAAAACCATACTACAAGTTATATGAAGCTATAGTTACAAATTCTTCAGCTTTCAAACTAGCTCCACCTATCAAAGCACCATCAACGTCAGATTGTGCCATTAACTCTTTGATAGTAGAAGACTTAACTGATCCTCCGTACAAAACTCTTACTACACTGGCTACTTCTTCTCCATACTCTTTTTCTAGATAAGAGCGAATAGCTGCACATACTTCCTGTGCATCTTCAGCAGTTGCAACCTCTCCTGTACCAATTGCCCAAATTGGCTCATAAGCAATTACTATTTTACTTATGTCATCAGAATTTATCTCAGCAAAAGCACCTTTTAGCTGTTCTAATACATATTCTACGTGCTGGCCTGCACGACGAACTTGCAAAGGTTCACCACAGCAAAGTATAGGTTTCATACCATTATCTAGAATAACTTGTGCTTTAGTTCCAACAAGTTGATCTGATTCATTATGATATTCACGGCGTTCAGAGTGCCCCACTAAAACATACTCACATTTTAGTGTTTTCAACATTTGTGCTGAAATTTCACCAGTATAAGCTCCTGTTCCGCTATGGGCTGATACATCTTGCGCACCGTATTTTATCTCAAATCCATCACTATCAATAACAGTTTGAACTGAACGAATATCAGTAAAAGGTGGAACTATTAAAACTTCAGTTTTTAAAGTTCCCAAATCTTTTATATTATTTCCAATTTCACTAACTAGCTGTATTGCTTCCAGATGATTCATATTCATCTTCCAGTTACCAGCAATCAAAGGTGTACGCATATTTTTATCCTTTCAATACGCTTATCCCTGGAAGATCTTTACCTTCCAAAAGTTCTAAACTAGCTCCACCACCTGTAGAAATATGAGAAAATTTACTTTCATCAAATCCAAGTAGACGTATAGCTGCAGCCGAGTCGCCTCCACCAACAATAGAAAAAGCTTCACTATCGCTCAAAGCAGTAGCAATAGCTTTAGTTCCATTTGCAAATTCTTCAAATTCAAAGACTCCCATAGGACCATTCCAAACGCAAACTTTGGATTCTTTTATCACTTTAGCAAAAAGTTCTTGAGTCTTTACACCGATATCAAGCCCCATTTTATCAGCTGGAATTGAGTCAATATCAACGTTTTCACCCTTTGCATCTTTGCTAAACTCATCAGCTACAACTACATCAATTGGCAAAATTATTTCAACATTATTTTCTTTAGCTTTTTCTAAATATGTTTTTACAACTTCAAGCTTTTCTAAGTCTAGTAGGCTTTTACCAACTTCGTATCCTAAAGCATTTACGAAAGTAAAAGCCATTCCTCCACCAATAACAATTCTATCGGCTTTAGAAATCAAGTTATCAATTACCCCTAGTTTATCGCTTACTTTCGCCCCACCTAGTATTACAGTATAAGGACGTTCATCAACGTTATTGACTGCCCTACTCAAAGCAGATATTTCTTTTTCAACTAGCATTCCAGCAACACTAGGTACTAGTTTTGCACAGTCATATACGGAAGCTTGTTTCCTATGAACAACTCCAAAACCATCAGATACGAAATAATCGATATCCTCAGTTAGTTCATTAGCAAACTCTACTCTTTCTTCATCTATTTTAGAGGTTTCCCTAGAATCAAAACGAACGTTTTCAAGCAATAATAACTGAGATTTTTCTAAAGCTTTTTTCTTTTCTTTAGCATCTATTCCTACTGTGTCTTCAGCGAAGAATACTTCATTTGATAACAATTCACCAAGCCTATTAGCAACAATTTTCAAGGAAAATTTTTTATCCACTTGTCCTTTAGGCCTACCTAAATGTGCCATTACAATAACTTTTGCGCCTTTGCTGAGTAAAAATTCTAAAGTTGGTAATGCTGCACGTATACGTCCGTCATCAGTAATATTGTTATCTTGGACAGGAACATTAAAATCAGCACGAACTAAAACTTTTTTACCTTCAAGATCATTTATAAAAGACAGATCTCGCATATTAACTCCTAATATTAAAATTGCACCTACAAAAAGGATGTAGGTGCAATTTAAAAACACGATTATAGACGTTCACCTACGTATAGAGCCAAATCAATGAGACGGTTTGAATAGCCCCATTCATTGTCATACCAAGAAACAACCTTCACCTGGTTACCAATTACTTTAGTCAACCCTGCATCAAAAATTGAAGAAGCTGGATCTGTAACGATATCTGAGGAAACAATAGGATCCTCTGTGTATGTCAAAATACCTTTTAGATATGTTTCTGAAGCTTCTTTAATAGCAGCATTTACTTCTTCAACTGTAACTTCACGTGAAGCTGTAAATGTCAAATCGGTTGCAGAACCTGTAGGTGTTGGTACACGTAGAGCATAACCGTCAAGCTTTCCCTTTAGTTCTGGTAGAACTAGTGATACTGCTTTTGCCGCACCTGTTGAAGTAGGAACAATATTTGTAGCAGCTGCACGAGAACGACGCAAATCCCTGTGAGGACCATCCATCAAATTCTGATCAGCTGTGTAGGCATGAACAGTTGTCATTAGACCGCGCTCAATTCCAAAAGTATCGCTCAATACCTTAGCCATAGGTGCAAGACAGTTTGTTGTACAAGAAGCATTTGAGATTACATGATGATTTTGTGGATCATAATCAGTATGGTTTACACCAACTACAAAAGTAGCATCTTCGTTCTTACCAGGAGCAGAAATAATAACTTTCTTAGCACCGCCAGCAATATGATCACGAGCCACATTAGCATCTGTAAAACGACCAGTTGACTCAATTACGATATCAACATCATAGTCACCCCAAGGAATATTACGTGGTTCACGCTCGTTGAAGAAAGCAATTTTACGTGCACCAATGCTAATTGATGAATCATCGTATGAAACTTCCTCTTTCAATACTCCAAGAATTGAATCATACTTTAACAAGTGTGCCAAAACTTTGTTATCAGTTAGGTCATTTACAGCAACAATTTCAACATCTGCACCGCTTTCTAATACAGCACGTGTAAAGTTACGACCAATACGTCCAAAACCATTAATACCAACACGAATAGTCATGTTTCCCCCAATCCTTTAAGGATAAGATAGATCACGATATCGCCTAAACCACATTATTTAGGACAACAAATATTACTCTATCATTTTACAATGTAGATTACTAAAAAGTAATAATAAAATTCTACAGACAGATATATATTACAAATATTTATATAAAGTATATATTCCAAAGATTATGTTTATAAATTTTCTGTATAAACGTAAATAAAGGCAATTACAAAATAGAAAGTCCAATTGTGTATGCATACGAATATATTTTTATAAATATCTGTAATTTCTAGTCGGTAATAGAGTTATTCAAAGCTGCTTCTGTATCAGGAATACCAAGCTCATGAGCTCTTTTATCAGCCAATCCAAGCAAACGGCGTATACGACCTGCAACAGCATCTTTAGTCAAAGGCGGATTAGCATATCTTCCTAGTTCTTCCAAGCTGGCATGCTTATATTCTAAACGTAACATACCTGCAGCTTTCAAATGTTCAGGAACATCATCACCTAAAATTTCAAAAGCTCTCTTTACTCTAGTATTAGCAACAACAGCAGCACGCACACTTCGACGCAAGTTAGCATCATCAAAATTAGCAAGACGATTAATAGCCCCACGCATTTCGCGCCTATTGCGTCCATCTTTCCAAATTTCTAGAGTCTTTGCAGCTCCCATAGCCTCAATAATGTTAGAAATCATATCGCCCTCACGAACGATAACCTTATCTACTCCTCTAACATCACGCATTTTAGCTGTAGCTCCAAATCTGCGAACAGCACCCATAATTGCTAGTGCTGATTCAGGACCTGGACATGAAATTTCTAGTGATGCTGAACGACCGGGTTCAGTTAAAGATCCTCTAGCTAAAAATGCTCCACGCAAAACAGCAATAGATTCTTCTTTACCCCCAGAAATTATCTGTGAAGGCAAGCCACGTATAGGACGACCAAGCTGATCGATCAAACCAGTCAAACGTGCAAGCTTATCAGCATTTTGCACTACTCTAACAACATAGCGTTGGCCTTTTCTAATGCCACTGCCTTTTACCACAACGATTGAAGAATTTATTTTATAAAGCCCTTGTAAAGCATGGCGAAGTCTTGCCGCAGCACGTGAAGAATCTAGCTCGGCCTCTATAACAATACGACCTGATACTAAGTGAAGACCGCCAGCAAAACGTAGCATAGCAGAAATTTCACATTGCCACTGTGATACAGTCTCACACTTATAGCCTGCTAATTCATCTTTTAAATCACCTGTAAGAGACATTGAACGAACCCTTTACCTATAAAAAAATTACTATCCGTCATAAAACCCCTCAAAGGCATCACGTAATGCTGATGCCAATCGTAAAGAATCATGCAAAGCTTTATTTCGACTGGAGTGCACAGAACGCAACATTACTTTTGCACCATACTCACTTGCTATATTATAGAGGTCATCTGTATCTTCACAAGAGGAAGGGTCCGCAATAATAATATCTATCTGAAAATTAGGTGCATATTTTACAAATTCTTTAACATGATCAACTATACTCATACCAGTAGTTTCGGCAGTATTTGATATTAAATTCATGTTTAATACGCATTTAGCTTTAGACTCTATCAGTGCATCACGTAATTTAGGAATTAGCAGATGAGGAATAACTGAGGTATACCAAGAGCCAGGCCCTAATACTAACCAATCAGCTTCAGAAATAACTTTTACTACTTCGTCACTTACAACAGGGTTTTCAGGACAAATTTTTACATCAACAAAATTCCCCCAAGCCTTAGCCATATTGGCTTGTCCCTTTATAAACCTGTATTCACCATCTATATACGCTTTACCTGAAATATCAACTGGTTCATTAGCTGCAGGTAATACTCTACCGTTAGCATCTAGTAATTTTCCTACCCATTCCAAACCTATAACAGGATCATCGAATAACTGCCAAAGTGCAGTAATAAGTAAATTTCCCACACTGTGTTCGTTTAAATCACCAGAAGAGGTAAAACGATGCTGCAGCACTTTACTCCAGGTATTTCCCCAATCTGTATCATCACACATAGCAGTAAGTGCCATACGTAAATCTCCAGGAGGTAAAACAGGAATCTGCTCCCTTATTCTTCCAGATGAGCCCCCGTCATCTCCCACAGTAACTACCGCAGTTAAATTACGCGTAATATGTTTTAATGCTTGCAGAGTAGCGAATAGCCCGTGACCACCGCCTAAAGCAACAACTTTAGGTTCGAAACGATAGTCATACATATTTTGTCACCTACACTCTACAACTAATTCACATTATCTATAAATAAAGTTAATATGATTAGACATTATAGTAACAATCTAAACATTACATTCACAATATTATTGCATGATTTACTTATCTATTCTTTATAGCCTCAGTTGAATTCTAGTTATAATTTTGCATACAAAAGCAGATATATTATAAGTCTTACTGAACAACGCTAGTTGTATTACGCTTATGCTAAGTTATTGCAACTATCTGAATGTATGTACTTTCAAACCTATACAAGTAATATAAGAAAACAAGAAATCACTTATACAGTAAAGTATTTATGCTATTTCTCACATTTTATTTACTACACAAAACAGTAACATTACAAACATAAGCCAGTGATTTTTATACAATATTACTCGAGGATTTTAGGAACAAAATTCATATATAACACTTTATTTTATGATAAGTTAGTTATTCTCTACCCATATCCCGATGTAAAGTTACAACTGGAAGACCCATTTGACGTAGTGCTTCAGAAAAATATTCGCTCATAGCAACTGAACGGTGTTGTCCACCAGTACACCCCACCGCAATAGTTACAAATGGTTTTAACTCGTTCAAATAGCCATTCAATGCCGGTCGTAAAGCTTTCAAATAAGAATTAGCAAATTCCTTTGCTCCTTCTTGGCTTATTACATAGTCACTAACAGGTTTGTCTTTACCAGTTAGATGCCTGAGTTCACTAACCCAATATGGATTAGCTAAAAACCTCATATCTACTACCCAGTCAGCATCTACAGGAATACCATATTTAAACCCAAATGACATAACAGTAACGCGCAAGGAATTTGAATCTTCATCACTCATAATACGGCGTATTTCACGTGATAAATCGTGCACTGATTTATTAGATGTATCAATAATAATGTCTGCTTTGGAGCGCAAGCCTTCAAGCATTTTCTTCTCCGCACGAACACCATCAAGTATTCTTCCACCTTTTTGAAGAGGATGTGGTCTACGAACAGATTCATACCTTCGAACTAATACTCTTTCATCAGCCTCTAAGAAAATAACTCTGTATCTTATTCCATTTGTTTGTAGGCTATCTAAGCAGTCCAATAGCTGGGAAAAGAAGCCTTTGGAGCGAACATCAACTACAGCTGCTAAACGGTGAACACCTCCACCATTAGCGGTCATCATACCAGCAAAAGCCATAAGTAATTGTGGAGGTAAGTTATCTACAACATACCAATCTAGGTCTTCCAGAGCCATAGCCGCACGAGTACGACCAGCACCACTCATACCTGAGACAATAATCATCTCTGGTTGAACACTAACTTCTGGCTCTTTTAAAGCATCAAGCAAAGGAATTCCCTCAGGGAAAGTCAAATCACTAGCTTCTTTATTTTCATCGATCATGTCTATCCCCGTTCCTTATCAAAAGTCAACTAAAATTCAGTTTTATTCAATTCTTCAATGTTTACATCTTTGAAAGTAACCACTCGAACAGATTTAATAAAACGGTTAGATCTATAAATATCCCAAACCCAGACATCTTCCATAGTTATTTCAAAAAATACTTCCCCACCGTTTGAACGCACTTGAACGTCAACACTGTTAGCTAAATAAAAACGGCGCTCTGTTTCTACTACGTACGAAAATATAGAAACGACATCACGGTACTCACGAAATAAATCAAGTTCTAAACTATTTTCATAAGAATCGATATCACTCAAGGTAATTCCTCCTTAAATTACCACCATTCTACATTATTACAATACACAGAAACAATCACTATTTTATCTCAAGTGAAAGAATTTTTAGAGCTATTTTTACAATAAATAAACATTTTATTGAATTATTCCAATTATAAAAATTTTATAACTAAAACGACGCGCTTTTGGAAAAGTAACGAATGGATAACACTCTTTATAATATGTAAATACTACTGTGGCATTTTCCAAGTTTTTCTATGTAAATCACTTACACCATATTCTTTAAGTGCTTGTATATGCTTAGGAGAACTATATCCTTTATTGCTAGAAAAATCGTACTTATCGTCTTCAATATCACACATGTACTTATCTCTAAGCACTTTAGCAATTATTGATGCCGATGCAACAACACTACAAGAAGTATCAGCTTTAATCTTAGTAATCACATTTAGTTCTTCAGTCTCACTTGAGCTAAATAAATCGTTCCTATTAGTCAACCAGTCGTGTTTACCATCTAGTATGTATATATCAGGATTTATTCCCCTAGTTTTGAGTTCTTGAATCGCTCTTTCTCCAGCAAGTTGCAATGCTCTGGATATTCCAAAACTATCAATTTCTTCATTCGTAGATATACCTACGGCATAGTCTAAAAGCCATTTTGTAGCAAAGGGAAATTTTTCTTTTCTAGCTTTATCAGAAAGCAATTTAGAGTCTCTAAGCTCAACTTCACAATCTTTAACTTTTGAATCAACAACAGCTATACAAACATATACAGGACCTGCTAAACAGCCTCTACCGACTTCGTCAACACCTGCGACAGTAGAGTAAGTTTTTAAAAGATTTATTTCAAACTCACGATTAGCTACAGCAACCATTTAACACCAATTTATTACAGCTTAATAACTATACGAGTTAACTAACTTTATTAAAAGCATCTGTTCCATACAAAATTTGCATGCGAGATATTGGCCACATTACAGCAAATGCCTTACCAACAATATTATCAACAGAAACAGTACCACTGTAACCGTTATCTTGGTGATAACGAGAATCCCCTGAGTTATTCCTATTATCACCCATTACCCAAATACGATTTTTAGGAACTTTTACTTTGAAAGAAGTAGATGAAGCTACCGATTCCTTCAAATACTCTTCTTTAATAGGGACACCATTGACTAAAATAGGATGTCCTTTACCTTTGCATTCAACAGTGTCTCCACCAATAGCGATAGCTCTTTTTATTAGAAAAACATCATTTGGAGCATATCCGAGATTCACCTTATAAAGTATAGACTCAAACCAGCCATTTGAACTGGCTCCTGCATGAGCAGACGAAACCCAGTTTCCTGGATCTTTAAACACAACTATATCTCCACGGTTTATATTTGAAAACCTAGTAGAGAGCTTATTTACAGCAATAGTGTCATTTATTTTCAAAGTATTTTCCATGGAGCCTGATGGAATATAAAAAGGCTGGAATACGAACGCACGAATTAGAACAGAAATGATTATTGCTAATACTACATAAAATAAAAGCTCTAAAATCG encodes:
- a CDS encoding gluconeogenesis factor YvcK family protein, with protein sequence MYDYRFEPKVVALGGGHGLFATLQALKHITRNLTAVVTVGDDGGSSGRIREQIPVLPPGDLRMALTAMCDDTDWGNTWSKVLQHRFTSSGDLNEHSVGNLLITALWQLFDDPVIGLEWVGKLLDANGRVLPAANEPVDISGKAYIDGEYRFIKGQANMAKAWGNFVDVKICPENPVVSDEVVKVISEADWLVLGPGSWYTSVIPHLLIPKLRDALIESKAKCVLNMNLISNTAETTGMSIVDHVKEFVKYAPNFQIDIIIADPSSCEDTDDLYNIASEYGAKVMLRSVHSSRNKALHDSLRLASALRDAFEGFYDG
- the lepB gene encoding signal peptidase I, whose product is MGKNKKKKSSILELLFYVVLAIIISVLIRAFVFQPFYIPSGSMENTLKINDTIAVNKLSTRFSNINRGDIVVFKDPGNWVSSAHAGASSNGWFESILYKVNLGYAPNDVFLIKRAIAIGGDTVECKGKGHPILVNGVPIKEEYLKESVASSTSFKVKVPKNRIWVMGDNRNNSGDSRYHQDNGYSGTVSVDNIVGKAFAVMWPISRMQILYGTDAFNKVS
- a CDS encoding DUF2469 domain-containing protein, producing the protein MSDIDSYENSLELDLFREYRDVVSIFSYVVETERRFYLANSVDVQVRSNGGEVFFEITMEDVWVWDIYRSNRFIKSVRVVTFKDVNIEELNKTEF
- the rapZ gene encoding RNase adapter RapZ, which codes for MIDENKEASDLTFPEGIPLLDALKEPEVSVQPEMIIVSGMSGAGRTRAAMALEDLDWYVVDNLPPQLLMAFAGMMTANGGGVHRLAAVVDVRSKGFFSQLLDCLDSLQTNGIRYRVIFLEADERVLVRRYESVRRPHPLQKGGRILDGVRAEKKMLEGLRSKADIIIDTSNKSVHDLSREIRRIMSDEDSNSLRVTVMSFGFKYGIPVDADWVVDMRFLANPYWVSELRHLTGKDKPVSDYVISQEGAKEFANSYLKALRPALNGYLNELKPFVTIAVGCTGGQHRSVAMSEYFSEALRQMGLPVVTLHRDMGRE
- a CDS encoding ribonuclease HII codes for the protein MVAVANREFEINLLKTYSTVAGVDEVGRGCLAGPVYVCIAVVDSKVKDCEVELRDSKLLSDKARKEKFPFATKWLLDYAVGISTNEEIDSFGISRALQLAGERAIQELKTRGINPDIYILDGKHDWLTNRNDLFSSSETEELNVITKIKADTSCSVVASASIIAKVLRDKYMCDIEDDKYDFSSNKGYSSPKHIQALKEYGVSDLHRKTWKMPQ